In Bradyrhizobium guangxiense, the following are encoded in one genomic region:
- a CDS encoding HypC/HybG/HupF family hydrogenase formation chaperone, translating to MCLAIPAEVTKLLSDEMAIVSIDGVSKEISVALIENLAVGDYVIIHVGYALTKIDPEEARRTLELLRELSVEGQGVAP from the coding sequence ATGTGTCTCGCGATACCGGCAGAGGTCACAAAACTCCTGTCTGATGAGATGGCCATCGTCTCGATCGACGGCGTCAGCAAGGAGATCTCGGTCGCCTTGATCGAGAACCTCGCGGTGGGGGACTACGTGATCATCCATGTCGGCTATGCCCTGACCAAGATCGATCCGGAGGAGGCGCGGCGGACGCTCGAATTGCTGCGCGAGCTGAGCGTCGAGGGACAGGGAGTGGCGCCATGA
- the hypD gene encoding hydrogenase formation protein HypD, with protein sequence MKYADEYRDKEIALGLAKTIRAETHLERPYRFMEFCGGHTHAISRYGLEDMLPNNLRMIHGPGCPVCVLPAGRIDMAIRLAERSEIILCVYGDLMRVPGSQGASLLKAKARGADIRMVYSTIDAIRIAEENPEREVVFFAIGFETTTPPTAVMIRLAEKKRLSNFSVFCNHVLTPPAMQNILESPDIRSIGRVEIDGFVGPAHVSTIIGTAPYEFFAEEFGKPVVISGFEPLDMMQAILMLVRQVNENRHEVENQYSRAVTRDGNLRAKEEVSDIFELRDQFEWRGLGQVPYSGLKLKRAYAKYDAEVRFGMNELRVDDNPACECGAILRGVKKPVDCKLFGTVCTPETPMGSCMVSSEGACAAHWTYGRFRDHQQRRAS encoded by the coding sequence ATGAAATATGCCGACGAGTATCGCGACAAGGAGATCGCATTGGGGCTCGCGAAGACGATTCGCGCAGAGACCCATCTGGAACGGCCGTATCGTTTCATGGAGTTCTGCGGCGGCCACACCCATGCGATCTCGCGTTACGGTCTGGAAGACATGTTGCCGAACAATTTGCGGATGATCCATGGCCCGGGATGTCCGGTCTGTGTGCTGCCGGCCGGGCGCATCGATATGGCGATCCGGCTTGCGGAGCGGAGCGAGATCATCCTATGCGTCTATGGCGACCTGATGCGCGTCCCCGGCTCGCAGGGCGCCTCGCTCCTGAAGGCAAAGGCGCGGGGCGCCGATATCCGCATGGTCTATTCCACCATCGACGCGATCCGGATCGCGGAGGAAAATCCCGAGCGTGAGGTGGTGTTCTTCGCCATCGGCTTCGAGACCACGACGCCGCCGACCGCGGTGATGATCCGGCTGGCCGAGAAGAAGCGGCTTTCGAATTTCAGCGTGTTCTGCAATCACGTGCTGACCCCGCCCGCCATGCAGAACATTCTGGAAAGCCCTGATATCCGCAGCATCGGCCGCGTTGAGATCGACGGCTTCGTCGGGCCGGCGCATGTCTCGACCATCATCGGCACCGCGCCTTACGAGTTCTTCGCCGAAGAGTTCGGCAAGCCGGTGGTGATCTCGGGCTTCGAGCCGCTCGACATGATGCAGGCGATTCTGATGCTGGTGCGCCAGGTCAACGAGAACAGGCACGAGGTCGAGAACCAGTACAGCCGCGCGGTCACGCGCGACGGCAATCTGCGCGCCAAGGAGGAGGTCTCCGACATCTTCGAGCTGCGCGACCAGTTCGAATGGCGCGGGCTCGGCCAGGTTCCCTATAGCGGGCTGAAGCTGAAACGCGCTTACGCGAAATATGATGCCGAGGTCCGTTTCGGCATGAACGAGCTTCGCGTCGACGACAATCCGGCGTGTGAATGCGGCGCCATCCTGCGCGGGGTGAAGAAGCCGGTCGACTGCAAGCTGTTCGGCACCGTCTGCACGCCGGAGACGCCGATGGGCTCCTGCATGGTCTCCTCTGAAGGCGCCTGCGCCGCGCATTGGACCTACGGCCGCTTCCGCGACCATCAGCAGAGGCGGGCGTCATGA
- the hypE gene encoding hydrogenase expression/formation protein HypE, producing MKAYQRKLDIRNGCVDLSHGSGGRAMAQLISGLFHEAFGNEWLARGNDQSAFDVGAGRMVMTTDGYVVSPLFFPGGNIGSLAVHGTVNDIAMAGAKPLYLSASFIIEEGFRFADLKTIAESMGEAARSAGVHIITGDTKVVERGKADGLFISTAGVGVVPDGFDLSAENARVGDRVLISGTLGDHGVAIMSKRQNLAFETEIVSDSAALNDLVAKMVVAGGRGIRLMRDPTRGGLAATLNEIALQSDVGFHLQEEAIPVKPGVAAACELLGLDPLHVANEGKLVAIVAPEVAGAVLAAMRGHPLGRDAADIGEAVADDHHFVQMATSFGGGRIVDWLSGEQLPRIC from the coding sequence ATGAAGGCCTATCAGCGCAAGCTCGATATCAGAAACGGCTGCGTCGACCTGTCCCACGGCTCGGGCGGCCGCGCCATGGCGCAGCTGATTTCCGGGCTGTTCCACGAAGCGTTCGGCAATGAATGGCTGGCGCGCGGCAACGATCAGTCGGCCTTCGATGTCGGCGCGGGGCGGATGGTGATGACGACCGACGGCTATGTGGTCTCGCCGCTGTTCTTTCCCGGCGGCAACATCGGCTCGCTCGCAGTCCACGGCACGGTCAATGACATCGCCATGGCCGGTGCAAAGCCGCTCTATCTCTCGGCAAGCTTCATCATAGAAGAGGGGTTCCGCTTCGCCGACCTCAAGACGATTGCGGAATCGATGGGGGAGGCGGCACGCTCGGCCGGTGTCCACATCATCACCGGCGACACCAAGGTGGTCGAGCGCGGCAAGGCCGACGGGCTGTTCATCTCGACCGCAGGCGTGGGCGTCGTGCCTGATGGGTTCGATCTCTCGGCTGAGAACGCGCGGGTCGGCGATCGCGTCCTGATCTCGGGCACCCTCGGCGATCACGGCGTTGCCATCATGTCGAAGCGGCAGAATCTGGCCTTCGAGACCGAGATCGTGTCGGATTCGGCGGCACTGAACGATCTTGTCGCCAAGATGGTCGTTGCCGGTGGGCGCGGCATCCGCCTGATGCGCGATCCCACGCGCGGCGGGCTCGCCGCTACACTGAACGAAATCGCCCTGCAGTCCGATGTCGGTTTCCACCTCCAGGAGGAGGCGATCCCGGTCAAGCCGGGGGTGGCGGCGGCGTGCGAGCTGCTCGGGCTCGATCCGCTCCATGTCGCCAACGAGGGCAAGCTGGTCGCGATCGTCGCGCCCGAGGTTGCCGGCGCCGTGCTTGCCGCCATGCGGGGGCATCCGCTCGGCCGCGATGCCGCCGACATCGGCGAGGCCGTCGCCGACGACCATCATTTCGTGCAGATGGCGACGAGCTTTGGTGGCGGTCGGATCGTCGACTGGCTGTCGGGCGAGCAACTGCCGCGAATTTGTTGA
- a CDS encoding hydrogenase maturation protein yields the protein MMRILLLSHSFNSLTQRLHVELRERGHEVSVELDIHADVTRESVALYRPDLVIAPFLKRAIPEDVWRNVCCLVVHPGPPGDRGPAALDWAILEGATEWGVTVLQADGEFDAGPVWAFRTFPMRRAAKSSIYRNEVTSCAVEAVLEAIDAIAAGRPTPQPMREGDARIRARGPCHQSDRAIDWQHDTTETVLRKINSADGMPGLLDSLFFQDVRLFDVHEARDISGIPGTIVAQCDGALARATVDGAVWIGHVRQLAPKSLKRSAAKVFAEQAAGLPRRPDCGYAPIQYAEHGEIGELQFSFYNGAMATSDCEALLHAYRTALARPTKVLLLTGGSDYWSNGIHLAEIEAGDSAADESWRNINAIDDLARAIIETTDRLVISVIRGNAGAGGVFLSLAADEVWAGEQIVLNPHYKDMGNLFGSEYWTYLLPRRAGAANATRITQCRLPMGIAEAQRLGIVDRVLASGELARESLVALAAAMGADQGLAARLADKKSRRAADEAKKPLQAYRDEELRRMRLNFYGFDPSYHVARYNFIHKVPKSRTPLTIANHRSRRPAERPRPMVVPS from the coding sequence ATGATGCGCATCCTGCTGCTATCGCATTCTTTCAACAGCCTGACGCAGCGGCTCCATGTTGAATTGCGCGAGCGCGGCCATGAGGTCTCGGTCGAGCTCGACATCCACGCCGACGTCACGCGCGAAAGCGTGGCGCTGTACCGGCCCGATTTGGTGATCGCGCCGTTCCTGAAACGGGCGATCCCCGAAGATGTCTGGCGCAACGTGTGCTGCCTGGTGGTGCATCCTGGCCCGCCCGGCGACCGCGGCCCGGCGGCGCTCGACTGGGCCATTCTCGAGGGAGCGACCGAGTGGGGCGTCACCGTGTTGCAGGCGGACGGCGAGTTCGACGCCGGTCCAGTCTGGGCCTTCCGCACGTTCCCGATGCGGCGCGCTGCAAAATCCAGCATCTACCGCAACGAGGTGACCTCATGCGCGGTCGAAGCGGTGCTGGAAGCGATCGATGCGATCGCGGCGGGACGGCCGACACCGCAGCCGATGCGCGAGGGCGACGCGCGCATTCGCGCGCGCGGGCCCTGCCACCAGTCGGACCGGGCGATCGACTGGCAGCACGACACGACCGAGACCGTTCTGCGCAAAATCAACAGCGCCGACGGCATGCCGGGCCTCCTCGACAGCCTGTTCTTCCAGGACGTGCGACTGTTCGACGTCCACGAAGCGCGAGATATTTCCGGCATTCCCGGCACGATCGTCGCACAATGCGATGGTGCCTTGGCCCGTGCGACCGTCGACGGAGCGGTCTGGATCGGCCATGTGCGGCAGCTTGCACCGAAGAGCCTGAAGCGGTCCGCGGCAAAGGTCTTCGCCGAGCAAGCAGCTGGCCTGCCGCGGCGGCCGGATTGCGGCTATGCTCCCATTCAGTATGCCGAGCATGGCGAGATCGGCGAGTTGCAGTTCTCCTTCTACAACGGCGCCATGGCGACGAGCGACTGCGAAGCGCTGCTGCATGCCTACCGGACCGCGCTGGCGCGCCCGACAAAGGTGCTGCTTCTGACCGGCGGTTCCGACTATTGGTCGAACGGCATTCATCTGGCGGAGATCGAGGCCGGCGACAGCGCCGCCGATGAATCCTGGCGCAACATCAATGCCATCGACGATCTGGCACGCGCGATCATCGAGACTACGGACCGCCTGGTGATATCGGTCATTCGCGGCAATGCGGGAGCGGGAGGCGTGTTCTTGAGCCTGGCCGCCGACGAGGTCTGGGCCGGTGAGCAGATCGTGCTGAACCCGCATTACAAGGATATGGGCAATCTGTTCGGCTCCGAATACTGGACCTATCTGCTGCCGCGCCGGGCGGGTGCCGCGAACGCGACCCGGATCACGCAGTGCCGGCTGCCGATGGGCATCGCCGAGGCGCAACGCCTCGGGATCGTCGATCGCGTCCTCGCAAGTGGCGAGCTCGCGCGCGAAAGTCTCGTGGCACTTGCTGCAGCGATGGGCGCGGATCAAGGCCTTGCGGCGCGCCTCGCCGACAAGAAGAGCCGCCGCGCGGCGGACGAGGCCAAAAAGCCGCTGCAAGCCTATCGCGACGAGGAGCTGCGGCGGATGAGGCTCAATTTCTACGGCTTCGATCCGAGCTATCACGTCGCGCGCTACAACTTCATCCATAAAGTGCCGAAGTCGCGCACGCCGCTGACCATCGCCAATCATCGGTCGCGGCGGCCGGCCGAGCGGCCCAGACCCATGGTGGTGCCCTCATGA
- a CDS encoding sigma-54-dependent transcriptional regulator gives MSVRGTILVVDDEVRSQEALRRVLREDFEVLCAGNAADAEKLLEGEIVHAILCDQRMPHESGVSFLKRVRELWPDPVRMIISGYSDSEDIIAGLNEAGIYQYVTKPWQPDRLVDIVKEAVQLYRLQKETETAGVDVKATPGHIKKVVSVKRGVAKQLYDFDRIVHSSESPMHKVIELGKRAADYDISVLITGESGTGKELLARAIHYGSARANKAFVVENCGALPDELLESELFGCKKGAFTGAYQDRIGLFEVADGGTIFLDEIGETSPAFQVKLLRVLQESEIRPLGAQRVRKVDVRVVAATNRDLEAEVEAGRFRRDLYYRLAAFPVHMPALRERPMDVSLIAEGVLSSVKTSFNRPGLRFAASALEAFARYHWPGNVRELQNEIQRMAVLADADELQAPPLLGRRNGKPPAAAVHGKLNGSATLKDKVEDLEKAVIISCLERYEGNISRVASELGLSRVGLRNKLARYDLRKNA, from the coding sequence ATGAGCGTTCGGGGAACCATTCTCGTCGTCGACGACGAAGTCCGGTCGCAGGAAGCGCTGCGGCGCGTTCTTAGGGAGGATTTCGAGGTGCTTTGCGCCGGCAATGCGGCCGACGCGGAAAAGCTGCTGGAGGGCGAGATCGTCCACGCCATCCTCTGCGACCAGCGCATGCCGCATGAATCAGGCGTGAGTTTCCTGAAGCGTGTGCGGGAGCTGTGGCCCGATCCGGTGCGGATGATCATCTCGGGCTATTCCGATTCCGAGGATATCATCGCGGGCCTCAACGAGGCCGGCATCTATCAATACGTCACCAAGCCGTGGCAGCCGGATCGGTTGGTCGATATCGTCAAGGAGGCGGTGCAACTCTATCGCCTCCAGAAGGAGACGGAAACGGCCGGCGTCGACGTCAAGGCGACGCCAGGGCATATCAAGAAGGTCGTCTCGGTCAAGCGAGGTGTCGCCAAGCAGCTCTACGATTTCGACCGCATCGTGCACTCCTCCGAAAGTCCCATGCACAAGGTGATCGAGCTCGGCAAGCGCGCCGCAGACTACGACATCTCCGTGCTGATCACCGGCGAGTCCGGGACCGGAAAGGAGCTGCTCGCGCGCGCCATTCACTACGGCTCGGCGCGCGCCAACAAGGCCTTCGTCGTCGAGAATTGCGGCGCGTTGCCGGACGAGCTGCTCGAAAGCGAGCTGTTCGGCTGCAAGAAGGGCGCCTTCACCGGCGCCTATCAGGACCGGATCGGCCTGTTCGAGGTCGCCGATGGCGGCACCATCTTCCTCGACGAGATCGGCGAGACCTCGCCGGCATTCCAAGTCAAGCTGCTGCGCGTCCTGCAGGAGAGCGAGATCCGTCCCCTCGGCGCGCAGCGGGTGCGCAAGGTCGACGTCCGCGTCGTGGCCGCGACCAACCGGGATCTCGAAGCCGAGGTCGAGGCCGGCCGCTTCCGGCGCGATCTCTATTATCGCTTGGCGGCGTTTCCCGTCCACATGCCGGCCTTGCGCGAGCGCCCGATGGATGTCTCACTGATCGCAGAAGGTGTGCTATCGTCGGTGAAGACCTCCTTCAATCGGCCTGGCCTGCGCTTCGCGGCGTCGGCGCTCGAGGCATTTGCCAGATATCATTGGCCGGGCAATGTCCGCGAGCTGCAGAACGAGATCCAGCGCATGGCGGTGCTGGCGGACGCGGATGAATTGCAGGCCCCGCCGCTGCTGGGCCGGCGCAACGGCAAGCCGCCGGCGGCCGCGGTCCACGGCAAGCTGAACGGCTCCGCAACCCTCAAGGACAAGGTGGAAGACCTGGAGAAAGCGGTTATCATCAGCTGCCTGGAGCGCTACGAAGGCAATATCAGCCGGGTCGCGAGCGAGCTCGGGCTATCGCGCGTCGGTCTCAGGAACAAGCTGGCCAGGTATGATTTGAGAAAGAATGCCTGA
- a CDS encoding sensor histidine kinase codes for MPEVTHSPETGEPETLLKLITKRGAMELDQEREGAWIEVIRKMDEVYSDLLRYEVDLEHKNAELEEAQAFVTNVIESVSDILIVCDAKGLVQQVNSAFQHTLGCSVADIVGKNIAEVIDVQDKAKLVPLLKPRSASDVVDGELRFSREGASSDLFAINASPRHDHRGRFIGVVLTGRPIGELRRAYEELHKAHHELQRAQRQLVEQEKMASLGRLVAGVAHELNNPISFVYGNVHTLMRYRTAIAAYLDAVHGEAKEGELAAERRSLRIDEILEDFGPLIEGTLEGAVRISEIVKNLRRLSFSKLGEVERVNIERLINTAVLWAVRTKQVRIDLQMEVEPELWVSGNEGQLHQVIVNLVENAIDAMRGTEAPRLVVSAVRKENEILFRISDNGPGIDKDHISHIFEPFFTTKRVGEGTGLGLWISYGIVREHGGELVAGYGPEGGATFSFALPAA; via the coding sequence ATGCCTGAGGTGACGCACTCTCCTGAAACGGGCGAACCGGAGACGCTGCTCAAATTGATCACCAAGCGCGGCGCGATGGAGCTCGATCAGGAGCGCGAGGGCGCCTGGATCGAGGTCATCCGCAAGATGGATGAGGTCTATTCGGACCTCCTGCGCTATGAGGTCGACCTCGAGCACAAGAACGCGGAGCTGGAGGAGGCGCAGGCCTTCGTCACCAACGTCATCGAATCCGTCTCCGACATTCTCATCGTCTGCGATGCCAAAGGGCTGGTGCAGCAGGTCAATTCCGCGTTCCAGCACACGCTTGGCTGCAGCGTCGCGGACATCGTCGGCAAGAACATTGCCGAGGTCATCGATGTTCAGGACAAGGCCAAGCTGGTTCCGCTCCTGAAGCCGCGCAGCGCCTCCGACGTCGTCGATGGCGAGCTGCGGTTTTCGCGCGAGGGCGCCAGCTCGGACCTGTTCGCCATCAACGCATCCCCGCGTCACGACCACCGCGGCCGCTTCATCGGCGTGGTGCTGACGGGCCGGCCGATCGGAGAGCTCCGCCGTGCCTATGAGGAGCTGCACAAGGCGCATCACGAGTTGCAGCGCGCCCAGCGGCAATTGGTCGAGCAGGAGAAGATGGCAAGCCTCGGCCGTCTCGTTGCAGGCGTCGCGCACGAGCTCAACAACCCCATCAGCTTCGTCTACGGCAACGTCCACACCCTGATGCGCTATCGCACCGCGATCGCCGCCTATCTCGACGCGGTCCACGGCGAGGCCAAGGAGGGTGAGCTCGCGGCCGAGCGGCGAAGCCTCCGCATCGATGAGATCCTGGAGGATTTCGGTCCGCTGATCGAAGGCACCCTGGAAGGCGCGGTCCGTATCAGCGAGATCGTGAAGAATCTGCGCCGGCTGTCCTTCAGCAAGCTCGGCGAGGTCGAGCGCGTCAACATCGAGCGGCTCATCAACACCGCGGTGCTGTGGGCCGTACGCACCAAGCAGGTGCGCATCGACCTGCAGATGGAGGTCGAGCCGGAGCTCTGGGTCTCCGGCAATGAGGGGCAGTTGCACCAGGTGATCGTCAATCTCGTTGAGAATGCGATCGACGCGATGCGCGGCACCGAAGCGCCGCGGCTGGTCGTGTCGGCGGTGCGCAAGGAAAACGAAATCCTGTTCCGGATCTCGGACAACGGCCCGGGGATCGACAAGGATCACATCAGCCACATCTTCGAGCCGTTCTTCACGACCAAGCGGGTCGGCGAGGGGACGGGACTTGGCCTCTGGATCAGCTACGGCATCGTGCGCGAGCATGGCGGTGAGCTGGTCGCCGGGTACGGTCCGGAGGGCGGCGCGACATTCTCGTTCGCGTTGCCGGCGGCATAG
- a CDS encoding LysR substrate-binding domain-containing protein, whose amino-acid sequence MDLRQLRYFIAVAEERSFTIAARRLNLSQPPLSQHVQGLEAELGTQLLYRTSRRVELTQAGEAMLVRGRAILQQVKAAEDEARSIGAGLIGTLDVGATGSILRGRLAELLAAYREGAPLVKMTVHEQAPALQIAALLGRTTNICLIRGIPAERGLTSKLAWREEVVLAMPRTHRLVRRKRIALGDLASEDHVILDPGSSDFARYVQSCCVDAGFLPKVSQQVVDAQSIPSLIAAGFGVALVPQSIARFTTDDIVFRPIRPSPPTADVFLLFREDETSMVVHNFIKLALRYLNHRKSLG is encoded by the coding sequence ATGGATCTCCGCCAGCTCCGGTACTTCATCGCGGTAGCCGAGGAACGCAGCTTCACCATCGCCGCCCGGCGGTTGAACCTGTCGCAGCCGCCGCTCAGTCAGCATGTCCAGGGCCTCGAGGCGGAGCTCGGGACCCAGCTCCTCTACAGGACCAGCCGCAGGGTCGAGCTGACGCAGGCGGGCGAGGCCATGCTGGTGCGGGGACGCGCAATCCTGCAACAGGTCAAGGCTGCGGAGGACGAGGCTCGGTCGATCGGAGCCGGCCTGATCGGAACGCTCGACGTTGGAGCGACCGGCTCGATCCTGCGCGGCCGTCTCGCAGAGCTGCTTGCGGCCTATCGGGAGGGCGCTCCACTGGTCAAGATGACGGTGCATGAGCAGGCGCCGGCGCTGCAGATCGCAGCGCTGCTCGGCCGCACGACCAACATCTGTCTCATTCGCGGCATTCCGGCCGAGCGCGGCCTGACCAGCAAGCTTGCATGGCGGGAAGAGGTCGTCCTCGCAATGCCCCGCACCCATCGACTGGTGCGCCGCAAGCGCATCGCCCTCGGTGATCTGGCATCCGAGGATCACGTCATCCTCGATCCTGGTAGCTCCGACTTCGCACGATACGTGCAGTCGTGCTGTGTCGATGCCGGCTTCCTGCCGAAGGTGTCCCAGCAGGTCGTCGACGCCCAGTCGATCCCGAGCTTGATCGCCGCGGGTTTCGGCGTGGCGCTCGTGCCGCAGTCGATTGCGCGCTTCACGACCGACGACATCGTATTCCGTCCGATCAGGCCCTCACCGCCAACGGCCGACGTGTTTCTGCTCTTCAGGGAGGACGAGACGTCGATGGTGGTGCACAATTTCATCAAGCTGGCGCTGCGCTATCTGAATCATCGGAAGAGTCTGGGCTAG
- the dctA gene encoding C4-dicarboxylate transporter DctA, whose product MPKMFKSLFFQVVVALAVGIALGMAYPDTALQMKPLGDGFIKLIKMLVPVIVFCVVVQGISAAGDLSKVGRVGIRSLLYFEIVTTVALVFGLALAYYFQPGAGMNIDPSALDAKALSGFSQTAAQVAGGGVSEFLMKLIPSTLVGAFSSGDVLQVLIVSIMFGCAVSLCGERAKPVVDFVERVNEIIFKMMNFVVRLAPLGVFGAIAFTVGKYGIGSLKQLGGLVALFYLAVVLFVVVVLGAIMRISGFSLFKLMAYLREELMIVLGTAAGDSVLPQTMRKLELLGIKRSTVGLVIPTGYSFNLDAFSIYLTLAAVFIAQATNTPLATGDLLAILGVALLTSKGAHGVPGSAIVVLAATLSAIPAIPAIGLVLILSVDWFIGIARALGNYVGNCVAAVVVASWEGDLDHAKAHRILNGEIDPSAENLRVDPAGTDGPVAGLQTL is encoded by the coding sequence ATGCCCAAGATGTTCAAGTCACTCTTCTTCCAGGTCGTCGTCGCACTCGCCGTCGGCATTGCTCTCGGCATGGCTTATCCGGACACCGCATTGCAGATGAAGCCGCTGGGCGACGGCTTCATCAAGCTCATCAAGATGCTGGTGCCGGTGATCGTGTTCTGCGTCGTCGTGCAGGGAATTTCGGCGGCCGGCGACCTTTCCAAGGTTGGAAGAGTCGGCATTCGATCGCTTCTCTACTTCGAAATCGTCACCACCGTCGCCTTGGTGTTCGGCCTCGCGCTCGCCTATTATTTCCAGCCCGGCGCCGGAATGAACATCGACCCGAGCGCGTTGGACGCCAAGGCGCTCAGCGGGTTCAGCCAGACGGCGGCCCAGGTCGCCGGCGGCGGCGTCTCCGAATTCCTGATGAAGCTCATTCCCTCGACGCTGGTCGGCGCTTTCAGCTCCGGCGATGTTCTGCAGGTCCTGATCGTCTCGATCATGTTCGGATGTGCCGTGTCGCTGTGCGGCGAACGCGCCAAGCCGGTCGTCGATTTCGTCGAGCGCGTGAACGAGATCATCTTCAAGATGATGAACTTTGTCGTCCGGCTCGCCCCGCTCGGGGTGTTCGGCGCGATCGCCTTCACCGTCGGCAAATACGGCATCGGTTCGCTCAAGCAGCTTGGCGGCCTCGTCGCCCTGTTCTATCTGGCGGTGGTTCTGTTCGTGGTCGTCGTTCTCGGCGCGATCATGCGGATCTCCGGCTTCAGTCTGTTCAAGCTGATGGCCTATCTGCGCGAAGAGCTGATGATCGTCCTCGGCACGGCCGCCGGCGACAGCGTGCTCCCACAGACCATGCGAAAGCTCGAGCTGCTCGGGATCAAGCGATCGACCGTGGGTCTGGTGATCCCGACCGGATACTCGTTCAATCTGGATGCGTTCTCCATTTACCTGACCTTGGCGGCCGTCTTCATTGCACAAGCGACGAATACGCCGCTTGCGACGGGCGACCTCCTGGCGATCCTCGGCGTCGCGCTGCTCACCTCCAAAGGTGCCCATGGCGTTCCGGGTTCGGCGATCGTCGTGCTCGCCGCGACGTTGTCCGCCATTCCGGCCATTCCGGCGATTGGACTGGTGCTGATCCTGTCGGTGGACTGGTTCATCGGCATCGCCCGCGCGCTGGGCAATTATGTCGGAAACTGCGTTGCGGCAGTCGTGGTCGCCTCATGGGAGGGAGACCTCGATCACGCCAAGGCGCATCGCATCCTGAACGGCGAGATTGACCCTTCAGCCGAGAATCTGCGAGTGGATCCGGCCGGCACGGATGGTCCCGTCGCGGGCCTGCAGACCCTCTAG
- a CDS encoding ureidoglycolate lyase: MVTLSIEPLTKQAFAPFGEVVETEGKTPLSINQGYAARYNELATIDVAAEGGQVNISWFVASARPAPIAIRLMERHPLGSQMFMPLNGAEWLVVVCTDPAVSASYRAFAARGHQGVNYARNCWHHPLLVLQDTSAFLVVDRKGHGDNLEEFWLSEKMQLALWSAAG, from the coding sequence ATGGTGACACTCTCGATCGAGCCTTTGACGAAACAGGCATTCGCCCCGTTCGGCGAGGTCGTCGAGACGGAAGGGAAGACGCCGCTGTCGATCAACCAGGGCTATGCGGCGCGCTACAATGAGCTCGCCACTATCGACGTCGCCGCGGAAGGCGGGCAGGTCAATATCAGCTGGTTCGTCGCCTCGGCACGTCCCGCGCCGATCGCGATCAGACTGATGGAGCGCCATCCGCTTGGCAGCCAGATGTTCATGCCCCTCAACGGAGCGGAGTGGCTGGTCGTCGTTTGCACGGATCCTGCCGTCTCCGCGAGCTATCGGGCGTTCGCGGCAAGAGGCCACCAGGGCGTGAATTATGCCCGAAACTGCTGGCATCATCCGCTCCTGGTTCTCCAGGATACAAGCGCGTTCCTCGTCGTCGACCGCAAGGGGCATGGCGACAATCTCGAAGAATTCTGGCTGAGCGAGAAGATGCAACTCGCTCTCTGGTCGGCCGCAGGCTGA
- a CDS encoding bifunctional allantoicase/(S)-ureidoglycine aminohydrolase, whose protein sequence is MSSRSYHIPQGGLPPQTDLLSGRAVFTNAYAVIPNGVQRDIVVSHLPHWDDTRVWVLARPLSGFAETFSYYLMEIAPAGGSQMPEPNRDAEGALFVVGGRLSLNLADGEFELRPGSFAYVPPGCAWSIRNRGTGAAQVHWIRKLYQRVPGLAEPEAIVVNEDSLEPVPMPGTEGRWATTRFIDPADMRHDMHINIVTFEPGATIPFAETHVMEHGLYVLEGKAVYRLNRDWVEVEAGDYMWLRAFCPQACYAGGPGRFRYLLYKDVNRHMNLRQGPPQV, encoded by the coding sequence ATGTCATCGCGCAGCTATCACATACCGCAGGGCGGGCTTCCGCCTCAGACGGATCTGCTGAGCGGCCGCGCGGTCTTCACGAACGCGTATGCCGTTATCCCCAACGGCGTGCAGCGCGATATCGTCGTCAGCCACCTGCCGCACTGGGACGACACGCGGGTCTGGGTGTTGGCGCGACCGCTCTCCGGATTCGCCGAGACGTTCTCCTACTATCTCATGGAGATCGCGCCGGCCGGAGGAAGCCAGATGCCGGAGCCGAATAGGGATGCCGAGGGGGCGTTGTTCGTCGTGGGCGGCCGGCTCAGTCTCAATTTGGCAGATGGTGAATTCGAGCTGAGGCCCGGCAGCTTTGCTTACGTCCCGCCCGGCTGCGCCTGGAGCATTCGCAACCGCGGCACGGGTGCGGCGCAGGTTCACTGGATCCGCAAACTGTACCAGCGCGTGCCGGGGCTGGCCGAGCCCGAGGCAATCGTGGTCAACGAAGATTCGCTCGAACCCGTACCGATGCCGGGCACGGAAGGAAGATGGGCAACCACCCGCTTCATCGATCCGGCCGACATGCGTCATGACATGCACATCAATATCGTGACGTTCGAGCCGGGGGCGACGATTCCCTTTGCGGAGACGCATGTCATGGAGCACGGGTTGTACGTGCTCGAGGGCAAGGCGGTTTACCGTCTCAATCGCGACTGGGTGGAGGTCGAGGCCGGAGACTATATGTGGCTGCGCGCCTTCTGCCCGCAGGCCTGCTACGCAGGAGGCCCCGGCCGGTTTCGCTATCTTCTCTACAAGGACGTCAACCGGCACATGAACCTGCGGCAGGGCCCCCCGCAGGTCTAG